The proteins below are encoded in one region of Gemmatimonadaceae bacterium:
- a CDS encoding helix-turn-helix domain-containing protein: MAESPTRIDFHRTKYGPEILIDIAWIHEMPTFIHEEPHWLSFYDVTVITKGRGWFWLDGHRYRVAAGQLLFTSPGQVRRWEVRELDGLCLFFPATFLEQFFSDAAFLERLPYFHDAGRAAAEIPAAQRRRLEQSWGAMRRELHAWRDDSAHLLRAGLYEQLVHLGRLYGRAHGTEATRTPHRQVSAFRRLVDERATAAHGLRAYTRTLGISAAHLTRLCRQHLGATAKQVIDARLEVLARRELLYGDRSAAQVAAALGFRDPSYFARFFKRRVGVSPARFRESTG; this comes from the coding sequence ATGGCCGAGTCCCCGACCCGCATCGACTTCCATCGCACCAAGTACGGCCCGGAGATCCTCATCGACATCGCGTGGATCCACGAGATGCCGACGTTTATCCACGAGGAGCCGCACTGGCTGTCGTTCTACGATGTCACGGTGATCACGAAGGGGCGAGGCTGGTTCTGGCTCGACGGCCACCGCTACCGCGTGGCGGCGGGACAACTGTTGTTCACCTCGCCGGGTCAGGTGCGGCGCTGGGAGGTGCGGGAGCTCGATGGGCTCTGCCTGTTCTTTCCCGCCACGTTCCTTGAGCAGTTCTTCAGCGACGCGGCGTTCCTGGAGCGTCTGCCCTACTTCCACGATGCGGGGCGTGCCGCGGCGGAGATCCCCGCCGCCCAGCGGCGGCGTCTTGAGCAGTCGTGGGGCGCAATGCGCCGTGAACTGCACGCGTGGCGCGATGACAGCGCCCACCTGCTCCGTGCCGGTCTCTACGAGCAGTTGGTGCATCTCGGGCGGCTCTACGGGCGCGCACACGGCACGGAGGCGACGCGCACCCCACATCGCCAAGTGTCAGCCTTTCGTCGCCTCGTCGACGAGCGCGCCACCGCCGCACACGGGCTGCGCGCCTACACGCGCACGCTGGGCATCAGCGCTGCGCACCTCACGCGGCTGTGCCGGCAGCACTTGGGCGCGACGGCCAAGCAGGTGATCGACGCGCGACTGGAGGTGCTCGCGAGGCGCGAGCTGCTTTATGGGGATCGGTCTGCCGCGCAGGTGGCGGCAGCGCTCGGGTTCCGCGATCCGAGCTACTTCGCGCGGTTCTTCAAGCGGCGCGTGGGCGTCTCGCCGGCTCGCTTTCGAGAGAGCACCGGCTAA
- a CDS encoding 2-oxoacid:ferredoxin oxidoreductase subunit beta: MTSIAKPPVRHPTARKNGLGLTLRDYEGVMSTLCAGCGHDSVTAALVQAAWELELPPHRAAKMSGIGCSSKTTAYFMEQSHGFNSVHGRMPSVTSGANAANRALTYIGISGDGDSLSIGLGQLAHAIRRDVNMLYVIENNGVYGLTKGQFSASADVGSKSKKGEANVSAPIDPVLLALTLGATYVARSFSGDKQQLVPILKGAIAHKGFALVDVISPCVTFNDHEGSTKSYAYTRQHEVEAVSADFVPLQREITLEPSDELVRTVTLHDGGRVRLRATTKDYDPTDRDSAHAHVRACQKRGEIATGLLFVSETSQDMHDVLKTVDTPLVDLPYEQLCPGSAKLEQLMERYR, from the coding sequence GTGACCTCGATTGCCAAGCCTCCTGTTCGGCATCCCACGGCGCGCAAGAACGGCCTCGGGCTCACGCTGCGCGACTACGAGGGCGTGATGTCCACGCTCTGCGCCGGATGCGGCCACGACTCCGTGACCGCGGCCCTGGTGCAGGCCGCCTGGGAGCTCGAATTGCCGCCGCACCGCGCGGCCAAGATGAGCGGCATCGGCTGTTCGTCCAAGACCACCGCGTACTTCATGGAGCAGTCGCACGGCTTCAACTCCGTGCACGGGCGAATGCCCTCGGTGACCAGCGGCGCCAACGCGGCCAACCGCGCGCTCACGTACATCGGCATCTCCGGCGACGGCGATTCGCTGTCCATCGGGCTTGGACAGTTGGCGCACGCGATCCGTCGCGACGTGAACATGCTGTATGTGATCGAGAACAACGGCGTGTACGGCCTCACCAAGGGTCAGTTCTCGGCCAGCGCCGACGTTGGCTCCAAGAGCAAGAAGGGCGAGGCGAATGTGTCGGCGCCGATCGACCCGGTGCTGCTCGCGCTCACGCTCGGCGCGACCTATGTGGCGCGGTCGTTCTCGGGCGACAAGCAGCAGTTGGTGCCCATCCTCAAGGGCGCCATCGCGCACAAGGGCTTCGCATTGGTGGACGTGATTTCGCCCTGCGTGACCTTCAACGACCACGAGGGCAGCACCAAGAGCTACGCCTACACGCGGCAGCACGAGGTGGAGGCCGTGTCGGCGGACTTCGTGCCGCTGCAGCGGGAGATCACGCTGGAGCCCAGCGACGAGCTGGTGCGCACCGTGACCCTGCACGATGGAGGCCGCGTGCGGCTACGCGCGACCACCAAGGACTACGATCCCACCGACCGCGACTCCGCGCACGCGCACGTGCGGGCCTGCCAGAAGCGCGGGGAAATCGCGACTGGGCTGCTGTTTGTCTCCGAGACCTCGCAGGACATGCACGACGTGCTCAAGACCGTGGACACGCCGCTGGTGGACCTGCCGTACGAGCAGCTGTGTCCGGGCAGTGCGAAGCTGGAGCAGTTGATGGAGCGGTACCGCTAG